The following is a genomic window from Gammaproteobacteria bacterium.
GAGCGGCCAAATTTGGCGCGTCGTCGCGTCTTGCCCTCTTTGCCAACGATCTGCCCGACCCGCTTGAGCTCTCTAGCCATGCGTTCGTTGGTCGCCAGGATATCGTTAAAGGTGTCGGCGATCTTGCCTTCCAGTCCGACCCGGTCGCCGGGCAGGCGCACGGAAAAGTCGCCAGCGCGCACCGCCTGCAGAACGACAAGCAGGTTTTGTGAATCGAAGGAATAAACTTCCTCGTCAGTTTCGGCGAACTCCGTCGTCCGGGTCGTCGAAGTGCTTCTCTCCATGAAATCTGCTCCGGTGCATGTAGCCGCATGAATTGTCCGCTTGCTTCGCCGCCTTGAAGCGCGCGAAGCGATGTGCGTCGCGCTCTGGTTGATGCGTATCAACTAACACGCGGCGAAGCCCGCGCTTTAAGGGTTCTCCTGCCAGCCGATGCTCAAGCAATCAGGCATCGCTACTACGCTTGCTGCTGCGCCGAGCGAGCGGGTTCCGCGAGGCGTTGTTTGCCGCGCCTGCAAGCGATTGGGTAGGAACGAGAAAGTTTATAGGGAGCCCGCGCACGCGGCGAGACGGCCGGGTGGCCGATTTATGGCTATTCGTCGGGGTTATTACGCCGCTCATCCCGCGTCGCCGCAGACCGCTCAGAAAAGTCTACGGCAGAGGATTTTTCTACTGTGGCTCCGAGGCTGGCGGCGCGCGACCACTTTGCGGTTTTTGCGCACGATCGCCAGTAAGCTCAAAATGAAGGAGAACAGAAGAGACCGGCGTCCATGGCAAGCAGAGTGGGCGCGCCCAGAATGTCTATCGGGTGCTTGGAACAGTAGATCTCGTAATTGCGCGGGAGCCGTTTATAGATAAGCCGCTCGAGACCACAGTAGTTGTCGATGGCGAGCATTTCACCATCAACTGCATCATCAGGGTGGTGCCGCTACGGCCTGAGGTGCCTACATTATGTTTGTGTCTTGGCATCGATTGCGTTTGACCAGCTGGTCGAAAAATCGTGTCGTTAAGCCCAGATTAATTAATTAAGACACGGACTTTAAGGGAATTTTCAAAACTACAGCTTGAAGAGCAACGCCCAGCGCGGCCCCGACGGTGTTGGCGAACGCATCGATTAGCGACGAGGTACGTCCCGGCAAAAAATACTGGATCGACTCGAAACTTACGGTGGTCAGCGCGGCGATGGCCACGACAGCCGCGGCGAATTTCAGACCGCCGTCAAACCGGCGCCGCGCGGGTGTAAACAGCAACACGCCCAGCGGCACGAACAGCACGATATTGGCCAGGATTTCGCTTGTTTCGCGTGCGTTGGAGGACAGTGGTCCGTGCGGCCACTTCAGAAAATCATCGCTGCCCCGAATCAGGTATCGCGGTATCTCAAGCGCCGGCGCGATTCCGGGCGGCTCCCTCAGCGCGCGCGTGCCGCTGAAATCGTAGCCTGCCAGCGCGCCGCGCCGTTGCGGCTCACGCGCTTCGGCGCCGGCCGAGAACAGGCGCTCAATTTCGCCGCTTCCCAGCGCGCGATCCCACAAGGTGACGGCGTAAAGCTTGCCGAGCCAAGGCCGCTGGCCCGTCAGCTCGTTGCCGAATACGAGGTAATGGCCGTCGTCCCAGTTGCCGAAGCCTCCGCCCGGCATCGCGGCGTCGAAGCGCCGCCTGCCATCGACGTAGACGCGCTGCCGCGTGAAGTCATAGGTCACGACCACATGCTGAATGGCATGCGTGACGAACGCGTCCCTGACCTGCACGAACGGCTTGAGCGCATTGGCATCCGTGCGCACGGTGCGCAGGCGCATGATCAGATCGTGGCCCTGCTGCGCCAGGGTAAAGTTTCGCGCGAATATGTCGCGTGAGCAGGACACGATTCGCGCGTGTCTGGGCGGATCGTTGCGCCCGGCAGCCACCCAGAGTTCCAGCGAAAAGCCGGCGCCGCGTCTAAGCGCGGCAACAAGCCCCCGCGCCGGCGCTGTGGAGCGCACCGCGCCCGGCGCGGCGAACTCAATTCCCGCGCCATTCATCTGGCGCACGCCGTTATCGACAATCGGCGAGGCTGGCGAAGTAGCCCAAGGTCAATCCGTAGCGGATGAGCCAGGCCGGACTCCGGCGGAGGTTAGGTTTAGCGATTTTTCAGTCCCTGACTTCCAAGGCCGAATTGCCGTATCGTGATCTGCCCCGACGTATCGGCAACGCCGCCTACGCAGCCCTGTCGCCGTCGACCTCGACCTTTACGCCACGCGCCAGAAAACACAGATGATCGCGTACTTTCAGGGCGTTCTCCAGTGGCTGCTCGTAAACCCATGCCGCGTCCGCAATGCGATGTCCGTCGAGCGTGACCGTGCGATAAGTCGCCGTGCCCTTGTAAGGACACACGGTGCGCGTCGCGCTCGGCTCCAGCAGTTCGCTGCGTACGTGCTCGGGCGCGATATAGAATCGGTTCGGCAGGCCGGTTTCAGACAAAACCTTTGGCCGCCGGGTTTCGGCGACCAAATGACCAGCGGCGATGACCTGCACGTGGCGGCTGCTTTCGCGCACGTCTACCCGATGGTAGGGATCCCGCAAATGGCCTTGAATCTCTTCGTCCTCGTCGAGCCAGGTATCCATCGCATCCCAGTGAAACGCGAGATATCCGCGCAGCCAGCGGGCCGCGTCCTGTGGTTCCGGGTAGGCCCACATCGCGTTCTCCGCGATGCGATTCTGGCCGCGCACCGACCAGTACGACGCATCGCCCTTGTACGGGCAGTGCGTGGCGCGATCCGTCGCTTCGCATAAATCGAGACGCACGTCCTCGCGCGGCACGTATAGCTGCGGCAGCAGGCCGGTTTCGTGCAGAAGTTTGCCGCCACTCGAGTCCAGCACGGTCTCGCCGTCGAAGATGGCGCGCACGCGGCGCGGAAAACTTTCGAAAAACAGGCGTCGCGCGGGACCTTCGATGCGGTAATTCGCCTCAGCCGGCTTGCCCGCCAGCGGGCCGTGGGAAATTGTCAGGCTCATGGGTTTGACTCCCTCATGGCGCATGACTCGCACAAGGATATGCGGCGACGCCGCCAGCGAGCCAACGAACGTCGGACAAGCAAGATCGGTTCCCTGCGTATCCACGGTTGACAGCGCTCGCGCCCACGGTTGACATCTCTGACTCGCCTTGCAAAGCAGCATGGGTCGTTTTAATTTAGCGCCGAGGTGCAATCGGGGCGAACTGACATCGGGCCGTAGCAGAATAGGGGGCAGCAGACCGTGAAAGATTTGATCGTGCATGTTGAGAGCTCGGCGCGCTGTACCGCCCGCATCGAGTATGCGGCGCGCATGGCGCGGCGGTTAAACGCGCGGCTGGCGGGTGTATACGCCTTGCAGGCGCCGGTTATGCCGCTGGATGATGGTCTGTTGCAGGGGCTGGAAGGCGCGGTTACCGCACCGGAAAGTTTGGAATACAACGCGCAGATCTCACATGCCGAGGGCGAGGCCGCCGAAGAAACATTCAATCGCTGCGTTGCCCGTCATGCGGTGGCAGCGCGGTGGCGAACGATGGCCGGCGGTGCTGCTGACGTAATGATTGCCTACGCGCGATTCGCTGATATGGCGATAATCAGTCAGGCGCACGCGGGCGGCGAGGACATCGCCGCTGATGTGGCATTGCGGGCGGGGCGACCGGTGCTGGTCGTGCCGCACACGGAGCGTTTGTCGGCGGCGGCTGACCACGTCATGGTCGCCTGGGATGCGAGCCGCGAGGCGGCGCGCGCGCTGCACGACGCCATGCCGCTGCTGCGCGCGGCCTTGCGCGTGACCTTGCTGTCGATCGGCCCGGCGGAAAAAATGCCGCCCGGCGTAGATATTGTCGAGCATCTGGCGGCTCATGAAGTGCAGGTCGAATCCGAGCACGATGACGGCGGCGAGCGGGATCGGGGCAGTTGCCTGGTGGCCCGTACCGCGGAACTCGGCTGCGATCTCATCGTCATGGGCGCGTACGGGCATTCACCGCTACGGCAGCGCGTTCTGGGCGGGACCAGCAGCTACGTGCTCAAGCACATGAGCGTGCCCGTGTTAATGTCGCATTAACGGCGCGGCTCTGAACCGTGAGATGGCAATGTAATTGCTACAAACTGGCCGTGTAAAACCTACAACCCGAAGGCACGACGCATACGCACACGGCGCGCGCACCTGATAGGCCACAACCGCGCGTGCCACACAAAGGCCACCCCAGGGGTATAACCTGCGGTGCGGCGACAACCGGCACGTGATTTGCTCCATTGTCTGTCAATATCGATTCATTCACATTCAGCTAACAGCGAGGCACCGACAATGGCACATACGCTTCCCGAACTGCCTTATCCAAAGAACGCGCTCGAGCCGCATATCTCGGCCGAGACCATGGAGTATCACCACGACAAGCATCACAAGACCTACATCGATACGGTCAATCAGCTCATTGATGGCACGGATCTCAAGAACGCATCGCTGGAAGAAATCATCAATGGCACAGATAACCAGAAGCTGTTCAACAATGCGTCTCAGGCCTGGAATCACAACCTGTTCTGGCAGTGCATGAGCCCCGATGGCGGCGGTGCGCCACAAGGCGAACTGGCCAGCGCCATCGAGAGTAGCTTTGGCTCGTTCGATGACTTCAAGAAAGAATTCAAGACCACCGCCACGTCGGTGTTCGGCGCCGGCTGGGCCTGGCTGGTGAAGGACAAGAGCGGCAAGCTCGCCGCGCGCGATCTAAAGCATGCCGGCCGCAACCCGATAGCGGAAGGCGAGACCGCGCTGTTCGGTCTGGACATGTGGGAGCACGCCTATTACATCGACTATCGCAACGTCAAGGCAGACTATGTGGATCATTTTTGGGAAGTCACCAACTGGGACTTCATCGCTCGAAACCTTGACAAATAATCTTACCGGGTAATGGAACCGGCGAGGCTGACAATGATGGGACAGAAACATGTCTGAAGGCGCGCCCAGCGGAACGGTAAGAGTGCGCGCTTGGCCGGACGAAGAACGTGCCGAACGCGCGCCCAATAACGTCAGCGACGGCGAACGGGTACTGTCCGCTGTCGCCGGCGGCCTGCTGATGATCAGCGGGGTGCGGCGGCTGTCGCTAAGCGGCCTGGTGTTGACCGCGCTAGGCGGCGCGCTGGCCTATCGCGCCGCGTCGGGTCATTGCGCTGCGTACGAGCGGCTGGGCATAGATAATTCCGCGAACCAAAACGGTTCTGTGTCTGAAACGCAGCCGACGCAAAATTCGGATGAATCGTATTCCGGCTCGAACCGATAATACGCCGCGCCAAGGTCAGGTCTTGTACGCGCTGTCGTGAAGATTGCGAAGCGGCGATCATGGGAAAAGAGCCGATTACGGCCGCGGATCAAAACTGGTATTTCAGGTCGAGCTCGATGAAGAGCCATTCGCGTTCGTCATCGAAGCGCTGCCGGTCCGCGCGGATGCCGATCTCGCCCTCGCCGGCGGTAGTCAAGCCTGCGCTACGCCGGGGCCGGCGTCGGCGGGCGACAGGTTAAACCGTGTCTCCAGCAGCTTCGACACGGTCTCGACGAGTTGGTCCAGCGGTCTGGGTTTGGACAGACACACGTCGATGCCGAGCACGCGTGCGGACTTTTCGATTTCAGGCGTGCCGTATGCGGTCAGCAGGATGGTGCGCGGCGTCGGGTTGCGTGCGAGCGCATACGCCGCGATGTCCAGCCCGTCGGTATCCCCGCCGCCGAAAAAGCCGCAGATCGGTGATCAGCACCGCATAGCTGCGCCCGGCCAATAAGTTTAGGGCCTCCTGCTTGTCGCGCGCGCAGTCGACTTCAAAGCCGTAAGCGGCGATATATTCGCGTATGGCGAACAGGATGGCGCGCTCGTCGTCGACCAGCAGAATGGTAGGTTTCATAGAGATCAGAAAAAATCTATCCGTCAAGCGAGATCCGGAATACGC
Proteins encoded in this region:
- a CDS encoding superoxide dismutase — encoded protein: MAHTLPELPYPKNALEPHISAETMEYHHDKHHKTYIDTVNQLIDGTDLKNASLEEIINGTDNQKLFNNASQAWNHNLFWQCMSPDGGGAPQGELASAIESSFGSFDDFKKEFKTTATSVFGAGWAWLVKDKSGKLAARDLKHAGRNPIAEGETALFGLDMWEHAYYIDYRNVKADYVDHFWEVTNWDFIARNLDK
- a CDS encoding DUF2892 domain-containing protein produces the protein MSEGAPSGTVRVRAWPDEERAERAPNNVSDGERVLSAVAGGLLMISGVRRLSLSGLVLTALGGALAYRAASGHCAAYERLGIDNSANQNGSVSETQPTQNSDESYSGSNR
- a CDS encoding DUF427 domain-containing protein; amino-acid sequence: MSLTISHGPLAGKPAEANYRIEGPARRLFFESFPRRVRAIFDGETVLDSSGGKLLHETGLLPQLYVPREDVRLDLCEATDRATHCPYKGDASYWSVRGQNRIAENAMWAYPEPQDAARWLRGYLAFHWDAMDTWLDEDEEIQGHLRDPYHRVDVRESSRHVQVIAAGHLVAETRRPKVLSETGLPNRFYIAPEHVRSELLEPSATRTVCPYKGTATYRTVTLDGHRIADAAWVYEQPLENALKVRDHLCFLARGVKVEVDGDRAA
- a CDS encoding response regulator — encoded protein: MKPTILLVDDERAILFAIREYIAAYGFEVDCARDKQEALNLLAGRSYAVLITDLRLFRRRGYRRAGHRGVCARTQPDAAHHPADRIRHA
- the vanZ gene encoding VanZ family protein, with product MNGAGIEFAAPGAVRSTAPARGLVAALRRGAGFSLELWVAAGRNDPPRHARIVSCSRDIFARNFTLAQQGHDLIMRLRTVRTDANALKPFVQVRDAFVTHAIQHVVVTYDFTRQRVYVDGRRRFDAAMPGGGFGNWDDGHYLVFGNELTGQRPWLGKLYAVTLWDRALGSGEIERLFSAGAEAREPQRRGALAGYDFSGTRALREPPGIAPALEIPRYLIRGSDDFLKWPHGPLSSNARETSEILANIVLFVPLGVLLFTPARRRFDGGLKFAAAVVAIAALTTVSFESIQYFLPGRTSSLIDAFANTVGAALGVALQAVVLKIPLKSVS
- a CDS encoding universal stress protein; amino-acid sequence: MKDLIVHVESSARCTARIEYAARMARRLNARLAGVYALQAPVMPLDDGLLQGLEGAVTAPESLEYNAQISHAEGEAAEETFNRCVARHAVAARWRTMAGGAADVMIAYARFADMAIISQAHAGGEDIAADVALRAGRPVLVVPHTERLSAAADHVMVAWDASREAARALHDAMPLLRAALRVTLLSIGPAEKMPPGVDIVEHLAAHEVQVESEHDDGGERDRGSCLVARTAELGCDLIVMGAYGHSPLRQRVLGGTSSYVLKHMSVPVLMSH